A window of Diospyros lotus cultivar Yz01 chromosome 14, ASM1463336v1, whole genome shotgun sequence contains these coding sequences:
- the LOC127789778 gene encoding photosynthetic NDH subunit of subcomplex B 4, chloroplastic, whose translation MAEALMSFTVIHHCPLQPAAAAAKLVDFNPTIFKSSLRPCSSSRPANSSWNQIEGNSSRRARRGSLLSKAKALPAAADWMPLMAVLVEHMEGQRDLITHKSVWHLNDETIKNVYTFYIMFTCWGCCFFGSTKDPYYDSEQYRKDGGDGTGHWVYEKQEDIEESARAELWREELIEEIEQKVGGLRELEEAAKKEEELV comes from the exons ATGGCTGAAGCTCTCATGAGTTTCACAGTTATCCACCACTGCCCTCTCCAACCAGCCGCTGCAGCAGCGAAACTAGTGGACTTCAACCCCACAATATTCAAATCATCA CTTAGGCCTTGCTCGAGTTCCAGGCCAGCAAATAGCAGCTGGAATCAg ATTGAAGGCAACAGTAGCAGGAGGGCTAGAAGAGGGTCGCTTTTGAGCAAAGCGAAAGCTTTACCGGCAGCTGCAGACTGGATGCCACTAATGGCAGTTCTTGTGGAGCATATGGAAGGCCAAAGAGACCTCATAACACACAAATCTGTTTGGCACCTCAACGATGAAACCATAAAGAACGTTT ATACTTTTTACATCATGTTCACATGTTGGGGATGTTGCTTCTTTGGTTCCACAAAA GATCCATACTATGATTCAGAACAATATAGGAAGGATGGAGGAGATGGCACTGGTCATTGGGTCTACGAAAAG CAAGAAGATATAGAGGAATCTGCAAGAGCAGAACTGTGGCGGGAGGAGCTAATAGAGGAGATAGAGCAGAAAGTTGGAGGGCTACGAGAGCTGGAGGAGGCAGCTAAGAAAGAGGAGGAACTTGTCTAg
- the LOC127790691 gene encoding 2-hydroxy-palmitic acid dioxygenase mpo1-like isoform X1, producing MGKIGLLDLERHFAFYGSYHSNPVNVFIHMMFVWPIFFSALVLFYFTPALFDCPFKCRLGLVPNFGLIFTLLYALFYVSLDKKAGSLAAFLCLICWVSASLLAKNLGFSLAWKVALAVQLFCWTGQFIGHGVFEKRAPALLDNLVQALIMAPFFVLLEALQSFFGYEPYTGFHASVKAKIAAEIKNWQDKREKKGQ from the exons aTGGGGAAGATCGGATTGTTAGATCTCGAGAGGCACTTTGCCTTCTACGGCTCATACCATAGCAACCCCGTGAATGTCTTCATACATATGATGTTTGTTTGGCCAATCTTCTTCAGTGCTCTTGTTCTTTTCTACTTCACACCTGCTCTCTTTGATTGCCCGTTCAAGTGCCGCCTTGGCCTGGTCCCCAATTTTGGGCTTATTTTCACTCTACTCTATGCTTTGTTCTATGTCTCTTTGGATAAGAAAGCTGGTTCTTTGGCTGCTTTTCTATGTTTGATATGTTGGGTCTCTGCCAGTCTTCTTGCGAAGAACCTTGGGTTCTCTCTTGCTTGGAAG GTTGCTCTGGCAGTTCAGTTGTTCTGTTGGACGGGCCAGTTCATAGGCCATGGTGTATTTGAG AAACGAGCCCCAGCTCTACTGGACAACCTTGTTCAAGCCCTTATAATGGCTCCTTTCTTCGTGTTGCTGGAA GCTCTTCAATCATTTTTTGGTTATGAACCCTATACGGGGTTTCATGCAAGCGTGAAAGCAAAGATAGCAgctgaaataaaaaattggcaggacaagagagagaagaaagggcAGTAG
- the LOC127790691 gene encoding 2-hydroxy-palmitic acid dioxygenase MPO1-like isoform X2, whose product MGKIGLLDLERHFAFYGSYHSNPVNVFIHMMFVWPIFFSALVLFYFTPALFDCPFKCRLGLVPNFGLIFTLLYALFYVSLDKKAGSLAAFLCLICWVSASLLAKNLGFSLAWKLFCWTGQFIGHGVFEKRAPALLDNLVQALIMAPFFVLLEALQSFFGYEPYTGFHASVKAKIAAEIKNWQDKREKKGQ is encoded by the exons aTGGGGAAGATCGGATTGTTAGATCTCGAGAGGCACTTTGCCTTCTACGGCTCATACCATAGCAACCCCGTGAATGTCTTCATACATATGATGTTTGTTTGGCCAATCTTCTTCAGTGCTCTTGTTCTTTTCTACTTCACACCTGCTCTCTTTGATTGCCCGTTCAAGTGCCGCCTTGGCCTGGTCCCCAATTTTGGGCTTATTTTCACTCTACTCTATGCTTTGTTCTATGTCTCTTTGGATAAGAAAGCTGGTTCTTTGGCTGCTTTTCTATGTTTGATATGTTGGGTCTCTGCCAGTCTTCTTGCGAAGAACCTTGGGTTCTCTCTTGCTTGGAAG TTGTTCTGTTGGACGGGCCAGTTCATAGGCCATGGTGTATTTGAG AAACGAGCCCCAGCTCTACTGGACAACCTTGTTCAAGCCCTTATAATGGCTCCTTTCTTCGTGTTGCTGGAA GCTCTTCAATCATTTTTTGGTTATGAACCCTATACGGGGTTTCATGCAAGCGTGAAAGCAAAGATAGCAgctgaaataaaaaattggcaggacaagagagagaagaaagggcAGTAG